From the genome of Pseudomonas sp. FP453:
GGATTTGCCGATCAAGGCGGCGCAAGGTCACGCCAGGCGTGCGCGGGTCGGCGAACAGCGGGCCCACGGAGAGCAGGCTACCGTCTGGTTGGCGCAAGCGACCCAGGGCCTCGACGCCAGCGATGCGCCCGGTGGCGGTGTCGATAAACGGCTGGAAGCAGGCGAGCGGTTGCCCGTCGATCACAGGGCCTCCTTAAAGAGTTGGCGAAAAAAAGACCCGGCTCTCGAACACGAGAGCCGGGCCGCTTCTGTTTGCAAGAATGCAGCCAGGGTGGCTCAACCTTTGCGCGAAGCGCCCTGCATGGCCAGCTTTATCAGCGGGATCAGCCCGGCGCCCAGCCGCACCAGGCGCGTCAGGCTGCTGATACTGCCGCCCTTGGCGCCCTTGCCGGTGAAGAAGCCGAGCAGCGTCACCGCGGCCACGCCCCACAGCGGCGCATGCTTGATGCCGAGGTTGTCCTGCCAGTTCTGGCCCATGTTGCGCACCTTGGTCAGCGGTGCCAGCAGTTGCTGGGATTCGTGGCGGATCTCCTGGCGGTGCATTTCCATGCGCAGGCGGATTAACGCCTTGCGCATTTCCCGGCGTGAGGTGTTCTGCGGGATTTCAGTCAGGCTCATGGCAACAGGCGCTCCCGGTCATTGGCCAGTTCTTCGAGGGTGGCGTGGAACGGCGTGGACTCATCGAACACCGCCGCTTTCAAGCGCACCCCGCAGAACGCTGCAGCCAGGCTGTAGAACACGCAGAGGCAAATGATCCCGGTGAGGCGGTAGCCGGTGTCCCACACGAGGATCATCACCAGCGTCGACAACCCCACCAGCAACAGCAGCGCGAACACCAGCGCCAGCCCGGCAAACAGCAGCAGGCTGACGGTGCGGGCCTTCTGTTCCTGCAATTCGATGCCAAACAACTCGACATGACTGTGCAGCAAGCCCAGCACGGCCGCGCCCAGACGTCTTGAGGTAGTGCCCGTGGACGAGCCGGTTTCGCCGATAGACATGATTAGCGCCTTGTGGCCAGCAGGCCGATCAAAAAGCCCACGCCGGCGGCAATGCCCACCGACTGCCAAGGATTGGCCTGCACATAGTCTTCGGTGGCGGTGACCGCTGCCTGGCCGCGCTCGCGCAGAGAGTCTTCGGTCACTTGCAGGGTTTCGCGGGCCTTGAGCAGGCTTTCATGGATCTTGCTGCGCAGCTCGTCAGCCTGGTCGCCGGCCAGCACCTTGGTGTCGTCCAGCAGCTTCTCGGTGTCGCTGACCAGGGTTTGAAAATCCTCCAGCAGGATTTCTTGAGCAGTCTTTGCGGTTTTTCTGGCCATGGGTATCTCCGTGATGGGCTGAGCTGTAGATGTCGTTTCGAGTCACCGGTATCGGTGAAGGTTCAGTGCAATTGTCTGGTACAGCTTTTGCTTTGCCTTGGTGCGCACGCCACGGGGCTTGCGCGAAATCCGGGCGGTCGGGCAGGAAGCCTTCAAAAACCTTACCCTAAATAACTGAAACTCGCGGAAAAACCCTGTCGGCATCGGCCTGTTGTGTTGATCGCTGCGCTAAAGCGGTTCACGCCCTCTGCAGAGGGGTGGAACCGGTGGTGCCAATTTAGTGCGCGTAACCCGGGCTTGAACCGCTTTGGTGCTTTTTGCCTTTAATGCAGGCCTGCCAACCTCCATGGAAAATTTGCAAAGTGCAGTGGACACGCTGGTCCACAGTTCCAACACCCTGTTTATCCTGATTGGCGCGGTCATGGTCCTGGCCATGCACGCCGGCTTCGCGTTCCTCGAAGTCGGCACCGTGCGCCAGAAAAACCAGGTCAACGCGCTGTCGAAAATCCTCAGCGACTTCGCCATCTCGACCCTGGCCTATTTCTTTATAGGCTATTGGATCTCCTACGGCGTCAGCTTCATGCAACCGGCCGCGGTGATCAGCGCCGATCACGGCTATGGCCTGGTGAAGTTCTTCTTTCTGCTGACCTTCGCGGCGGCGATCCCGGCGATCATTTCCGGCGGCATTGCCGAGCGTGCACGCTTTGTTCCGCAACTGTGTGCCACGGCGCTGATCGTCGCGTTTATCTACCCGTTTTTCGAAGGCATGGTGTGGAACGGCAACTTCGGCCTGCAAGCCTGGCTGCTGGCGACCTTTGGTGCGAGCTTCCATGACTTCGCCGGTTCCGTGGTGGTGCACGCCATGGGCGGCTGGCTGGCGCTGGCGGCGGTGCTGTTGCTGGGCCCGCGTAACGGGCGCTACCGGGATGGCCGGTTGGTGGCGTTTGCGCCGTCGAGCATTCCGTTCCTGGCGTTGGGCTCGTGGATTCTAATCGTGGGCTGGTTCGGCTTTAACGTCATGAGTGCACAAACGCTGAACGGCGTCAGTGGCCTGGTGGCGGTCAACTCGCTGATGGCCATGGTCGGCGGCACCGTGGCGGCGCTGATCATCGGCCGCAACGACCCAGGCTTCCTGCACAACGGCCCATTGGCCGGGCTGGTGGCGATCTGCGCCGGTTCCGACCTGATGCACCCGGTGGGTGCGCTGGTCACCGGTGCAGTGGCCGGTGGCCTGTTCGTCTGGTGCTTTATTGCCGCCCAGGACCGCTGGAAGATCGACGACGTGCTCGGCGTGTGGCCGCTGCACGGCCTGTGTGGCGTGTGGGGCGGCATTGCCTGCGGCATCTTCGGCCAGACCGCGCTCGGCGGGCTGGGCGGCGTCAGCCTGATCAGCCAGTTGATCGGCACCGCCCTCGGCGTGGCCGTGGCGTTGGCAGGTGGGTTCCTCGTGTATGGCACCCTCAAGCGCGTAACGGGCCTGCGCCTGAGCCAGGAAGAGGAATACTACGGCGCGGACTTGTCGATCCATAAGATTGGCGCGGTCAGTCAGGATTGATCGGGTTGTCGGCCGACGCGTAGAAACCGTGCAGCAGGCGATAGCGGTTCTGCCGCACTTCATCGACCCGCGCCTGCACCTGTTGGTCCGGCAGGCCCAGCAGGATCAAGGCGTGGGAGGCGAGCATCAGGCTCGACTCCAGCAGCTCGGGCACCACTTCGCTGGCGCCCGCGGCTTTCAATTCGGCCAATTGGCTGTCATCGCGAGTGCGCACCAGGATCGGCACGTCGCGGTTGATGCGCCGCGCCTCCTTCAACACCGCCAGCGCCACCTCGGTGTTGTCCACGGCAATCACCACCAGCCGCGCGCGCTCCAGGCCCACCGCACTGAGCAGGGCTCCGCGCCGGCAATCGCCGTAATGCACGCTGCTGTCTTCGGTGGCGGCTTCCTGCACCCGTTCCGGGTCGTCATCCAGGGCGATAAACACCTGTTGTTCCTTGCGCAGGAACCGCCCGATGGATTGCCCGACGCGGCCATACCCGCAAATCACCGCATGCCCGCGCAGCTCGGCGTTGAGCGCGGTGATTTCTTCCAGTTGCACTTGCTGGTTGGGCTTGCGGTGCAGGCGCAGGGCGATGGCCGGGGCGGCGCGCAACAGCAGCGGCGTGAGCAGCATCGAACAGAAGGTGGCGGCGAGCAGCAGGCCATTGAACTCGTCCGGGATCAGCCGGCTCTGCTGCATCTGCGCCATCAGCGCAAAACAGAACTCGCCGCCCTGGGCCAGGGCCAGGCCGCTGCGCCAGGCGGTTTCACTGTCGCTGCCGCGCCACTTGACCAGCAGCGCGACCACGCAGCCTTTGACCAGCATCAAGGTGAGGGTCAGGCCGAGGATCAACAGGCTGTGGCTGACGAACAGCTGCAGGTCGATCAGCATGCCGATGCTGACGAAAAACAGCCCCAGCAAGATGTCGCGAAACGGGCGGATATCCGCTTCGATCTGATGGCGGTAATGGCTTTCCCCCAGCAGCATGCCGGCGAGAAAGGCGCCGAGGGCAGGGGACAGGCCCAGCAGGTGCGTGAGCCACGCGGTGAGCAACACGATCACCAGCGCCAGCAGCACAAACAGCTCTGCCGAATGGGACGCGGCCACCTCATGAAACAGGCGCGGCAATAACCAGCGACTGGCCAGCAACAAACCGACAAACAGCACCACGGTCTTGGCCAGGGTCAGCGGCAGTGCGATATACCAGGCCTGCTCGCCGGTGCCGGCAAACACCGGCACCAGGGTCAGCAGCAGTACGGCCACCACGTCCTGGAACAGCAACACGCCAATCGCATTCTGCCCATGGCTGCTGAAGATTTCGCCGAGGCTGGTCAACTCCTTGCTGACAATGGCCGTGGAGGACAACGCCAGCCCCGCGCCCAGCAACAACGCGATGCCCGGCGCCACACCAAGGATCATCAGCAACACACCCAGCAGCACCCCGCAACCCAGCACCTGCAAACTGCCCAGGCCAAACACCACGCGGCGCAGGGCGAACATCTTGCTCAGGGAAAACTCCAGGCCCAGGGAGAACAGCAGGAACACCACGCCCAGCTCAGCGAGGTCGGGCAGCTCTTCGCTGTCATTCACCCAGTCCAGGGCGGTCGGCCCCACGGCCAGGCCCACACACAGGTAGCCGAGCACGGGCGGCAATTGCAGCCGGCGAAACAGCGCAATCACCACCAGGGATGAGGCCAGAATGATCAGCAGGTTGGCAAACACACGCATCTCCGTTGCAAGGGGCAGGCAAAAAGCCGCGAGAATCGCTGAATCAGTTATAGGCCATGCTGATTCAGGTCACGGTTTATTGTGGCGAGGGAGCTTGCTCCCGCGGAGTGCGCAGCGCTCCCAGGATTTTGGGGCCGCTTCGCTGCCCAGCGGGAGCAAGCTCCCTCGCCACAGGGGTGTTGCGGGCATAGAATGACCGCCTACTTTCTGATCAGAGCCATTCGTCATGCTTCCTGAATGCCAGCTGTTCGGCACCCTGGGTTGCCATCTTTGCGAGATTGCCGAAGCCGAAATCATGCCGCTCGTCGAACGCGGGTTGTTGGTTGAACTGGTGGATATAACCGACCCTGAAGACCTGACCGACGCCTACGGCCTAAGGATTCCGGTACTCCGACGGGCCGACACGGGCGCCGAGCTGGACTGGCCGTTCGACGCCGAACAGGTAGTCGCCTTCCTCAGCTGAGGTTTAGGCGATAGCGGGTTTCCAAATATTACGTTACTGTATGTTTGTACAGCGATTGAATAGAGGGAACGCCCGTGGTGAATGTTGAACAACTGAAAAGCAGCGTCAATCGCATGTCCGCCGATGTCGTGCGCGATGCGGTGAACGAGCTGCGCCTCGACGGCCTGGTCACGGAAGGCAAGACGCCGTTTAACAAAGTGCATTTCAATACCTGCTTTGCCGAGATCGAGGCGCTGTTCCAGCGCGCCGGTTATCACAAGCAGTTGGATGTGGTGGGTTACCAGGGCTTGCTGTACGCGTTGTACGATCCGGGCCGCTGGGAAGCGGTGGACGTGCTGCGCTGGCTCAAGGAGTTCACCGAGGCCGCCAGCGCCTCGCCGGTGCTGCGGGCGCAATTGGCCAAGGCCTGAGCCATGCGGGATAATGCCCGCCGGTTTTCTCCAGGCTTTACGCATGTCCACTTCGATTTTTATTCCGTCCGAGCACCAGGCCAGCACCTTGTACCTGCCACCCGGGGCTTGGGCCACGGTGCTCGATTGCCTGTGCGAGCACTTCCCGGCGATCAGCCGTGAACACTGGCTGGACCGCATTGCGCGGGGGCGGGTGCTGGATATCCACGGCAGCCCGATCCCCCTGGGCCTGGCCTACAAGGAAGGCCTGTGCATCTACTACTTCCGCGAAGTGCCGAACGAAAAAGTGATCCCGGTGGAGGAGACCATCCTCTACGCCGACGAGCACCTGGTGGTCGCCGACAAGCCGCACTTCCTGCCCGTGACGCCGGCCGGTGAGTACGTCGAGCAAACCCTGCTGCGCCGCCTGATCCGTCGTTTGGACAACCCTTCGCTGGTGCCCCTGCACCGCATCGACCGGCACACGGCGGGGCTGGTGCTGTTCTCGGCCAACCCGGCCAGCCGCTCGGCGTACCAGCAGCTGTTTCCCACGCGCCAGATCGATAAATTCTACGAAGCCATTGCACCTGCGCTGCCAGGCCTGAGCTTTCCGCTGGTGCATAAAAGCCGTCTGGTGGATGGAGAACCGTTCTTTCGCATGCAGGAAGGTCCTGGCGCCAGCAACACCGAAACGGCGGTTGAGGTGCGCGAGAAGCACGGCGACCTATGGCGCTACGGCCTGTTCCCCGTGACCGGCAAGAAGCACCAGCTGCGCGTGCACATGACCGCACTTGGCGCGAGTATCTGCAACGACCCGTTCTACCCCGATGTGCTCAAGGATGCCGTGGACGACTACGCCAACCCGCTGAAACTGCTGGCCCAGGGCGTGCGTTTCATCGACCCGGTGAGCGGCGAAGAGCGCCAGTTCCGCAGCCAGATCACCCTCGACTGGTAACCCTCGGAAATGACAAGGCCCGCACGCGGCGGGCCTTGTTGGCAAACGCTAAGACTTACAGGTCTTTAACGGTGCGGACCTGATCCTTGTTGATGCGGGTCTGCTTGCCGTCCAGTTGTTCGAACTCGTAGAAGCCCGAATCCTTGTCGAATTTAGGGGTGTCGACGGCCTGGATTTCGCGACCGTCATTCAGGGTGATCACTGTTGGCGAAGCGCAACCGGCGAGGGTAGCGAGGCCCAGTGCAAGCATGAGAGCGGCGATGGTCCGTTGAGTCATGGTGTTGTCTCCGAGAGAATTCTTTTGAAAAGCTGACCTTGTGACGCGCGAGGCGCCGACAAAGTTCCTGATGCGAGGTTCATTCTGACACGCCAACGTGTGGGAGTAACAGCTCGGGGGTATTCAGGTTGGCCAGGCGCGGATCATCCGCCGGGCACTCCACGCCCACCGCGCCCAGTTTCATGAAGATCTGCCGTGGGCTGCGCTCGCCGGCCTGCCACGCGGCTTCCACCGCGTCCCGCAGGGCGGTGGGCAGGATGCAGATCAGCGGCTCCCAGAATTGACCATGGCGGACCATTACCGGCACAAGGGGATTGCGCTGCGCCGTCTCACGCAGCTCGGCCAGTAGTCGTGCATCGAGTTGCGGCACATCGCACGGCAGGATCAGCAGGTGCCCATGGCGTGCGGCGCCAAGCCCGGCACGAATCCCGGCAAGCGGGCCGGGGAAGTCCGCGCTGTCGTCGCTGACCAGCTGGTCGGCAAAGGCGGCGTACCTCTCGGGGTTGCGATTGCACGAGATAATCAGGTCGTCCGTCAGCGGCCGCACCAGGCCGTGCAGATGCGCAATCAACGGTTGGCCGCGCCATTCCAGCAGGCCTTTGTCCAGGCCGCCCATGCGCTGGCCACGGCCCCCCGACAGCAACAGGACCGAACAGGGCAGGGCAGATGAATCGATAGGCATGGCAGTTCCGCAGCGGCAGCAAAAGGGGGGGCTGTGATATAACACCGGCCTGTTTCTTCGACAACCGGACCGTGCCATGACCGCCAAGGCAGATGCGCCCTTCGTACCCCTGAATATCGCTGTATTGACCGTCAGCGACACCCGCACCCTGGACACCGACACCTCGGGCCAGGTCTTCGTCGATCGCCTCACCGCCGCAGGCCACAACCTGGCCGAGCGCGTGCTGCTCAAGGACGACCTCTACAAGATCCGCGCCCAGGTTGCCCACTGGATCGCCGAAGACGTGGTGCAGGTCGTGCTGATCACCGGCGGCACCGGCTTCACCGGCCGCGACAGCACCCCGGAAGCGGTGAGCTGCCTGCTGGACAAGCAGGTCGACGGTTTTGGCGAACTGTTCCGCCAGATCTCCGTGGCCGATATCGGCACCTCCACCGTGCAATCCCGCGCCCTGGCCGGCCTGGCCAACGGCACCTTGGTGTGCTGCCTGCCGGGTTCGACCAATGCGGTGCGCACCGGTTGGGATGGCATCCTCGCCGAGCAGTTGGATAACCGTCATCGCCCGTGCAACTTCGTCCCCCACTTGAAGCAGGCCGAACCCTGCGCCTCCCGTGGGTAAGCCTGGCAAGACCGGCGCCCTGATGCCGGTGGAAGACGCCTTGGCGCAACTGCTGGCGATGGCCGAGGCTGCGCCGATCCGCGAGCGGCAGACCTTGCCCCTGGCCGAGTGCGATGGCCGCGTCCTGGCGCACGACCTGATCGCCACCCTCGACCTGCCGCCCTGGCCCAACAGCGCCATGGACGGTTACGCCCTGCGCCTGGCGGACTGGCACGGCGAGCCGCTGGTGGTCAGCCAGCGCATCTTCGCCGGGCAGGCGCCGCAGCCCTTGGCCGCCGGTACCTGCGCGCGCATCTTTACCGGCGCGCCGGTGCCGGAAGGCGCGGATTGCGTGGAGATGCAGGAAAACGCCGTGGTCCACGCCGACGAGCGCGTGAGTTTCAGCGAGCCCCTGCACCTTCAGCAGAACATCCGCCCCCAGGGCCAGGAAACCACGGTCGGCGAGTTGGTCTTGAACGTCGGCACACGCCTGGGGCCGATCGAGCTGGGGCTTGCCGCCTCACTGGGGCGCGCCAGTCTTGAGGTCGTACGCCGTCCGCGCGTCGCTGTGCTGTCCACCGGTGACGAACTGATCGAGCCCGGCCTGCCGCTGGGCCCCGGGCAGATCTACAACAGCAATCGCCGCGTGTTGTGCACCTGGCTGGAACGCATGGGCTGCGAGGTGATCGACGCCGGCATCCTGCCCGATGACCTGGAACAGACCCGCACCCGCCTGGCGGGCCTGGGTAACGTCGACCTGATCCTGTCCACCGGCGGTGTGTCGGTGGGCGAGGCGGATTTCCTCGGCATTGCCCTGCGTGAAGAAGGCGAGCTGGCGTTGTGGAAACTGGCGATCAAGCCGGGTAAACCGCTGACGTTCGGGCACTTCCGTGGCGTGCCGGTGATTGGCCTGCCGGGCAATCCGGCTTCGACCCTGGTGACCTTTGCGCTGTTGGCGCGGCCGTACCTGCTGCGCCGCCAAGGGGTGGCGGATGTCGAGCCGCTGCGCTTCGCAGTGCCGGTGGGGTTCGTGTGGCCCAAGCCGGGCAACCGCCGCGAGTACCTGCGTGGGCGCATCGAGCAGGGCAAGGCGATCATCTACCGCAACCAGAGCTCCGGCGTGCTGCGCAGCGCGGCGTGGGCGGAAGGGTTTGTGGAAGTGTTGGAAGGGACGACGTTGGCGATTGGCGACAGTGTCAACTTCATCCCTCTGAGCGAAGTCCTCTGCTGACAGTGAAGATCCACTGTGGGAGCTGGCTTTTGTGGGAGCTGGCTTGCCTGCGATAGCGGCGGATCAGCTTGCCCATTTGGCACAGACCCACCGCCATCGCAGGCAAGCCAGCTCCCACATTTGGATTGATGTATGTCTGGAAGTGCTCAGTAGTCGTCGCCACGCTCTGTGATATCCCGCTCCACCGGCCTCGCATCCGCGTCATACCCCACCGGGAACTTGCCCTTCAACGTCCAGGCAAACGCAATGATCTCCGCCACCGTGCGGTACAACTCTTCCGGAATGCTGTCCCCCAGCTCCATGCGCGCCAACAGCTTCACCAGCTCGGCATTTTCATAGATCGGTACTTCATTCTCCCGCGCCAGCTTGAGGATCGCCTCGGCCAATGCATCGTCGCCCTTGGCTGTCAGGGTCGGCGCTTGCTGGCCGTCGTACTTGAGGGCAATCGCCTGGCGCGGCGGGTTGGGGTTCTTCATGCGGTTTCATCCACCCAGCGTTGTTCCAGTCCGGTTTTCGGCCCGCGTGGCGGGGTGCCGAGATGGCAGTCGAGGTCGCCGACGTTGATGCCCGAGGTCACCAGCCGTTCGCGCAGGTTGCCCAGGTGGCTCTCGATCAGGCTCGCGGTGAAGGGCCGGCTGGCCCACAGCTGGCTCGACAGCTTGCCCTGGTTCAATTGCGCCTGAACCTGCAACGGCCCCAGCGGTTCCATGTCGAAGGCCAGCTCGACGCGCCAGAGCATCTGCTTGGGGTCTTTCTTGTCCTTGCGTTCTGGCTGGTCCTTGTCCGGCGCCGGTTCTTCACGCTGGAACTTGACCTGCAACGGCACGATGTCTTGCAGGGTGCGCAGGGGGATTTCCAGCTGCCAGGTGGTTTGCAGGCGACCGTCGGCGGTGGTGCCGGTCTGTTCCAGGCTCGACAGCTGGTGGCTCTGCAAGCGCGAGATGGCGCCAGCGGCCAGGCGCAGGAGGTTTTCCAGATCGCCTTCGCCTTCCAGTTTTGCCATCAGCCGCTCGGGCAGGGGGAAGCCTACGGGGGCCTGGCGCGCGCTGACCTGGCCGAGGGTGTTCAGCGGGCTGCGCACGAAGTTGGGCAGCACTTGGGCCAGAGTGTTGGCGGCGAGGATGGCATTCAGGTTGGTGCTGGTGGGCAGGGCCGGCAGCAGGTCGGCGACCAG
Proteins encoded in this window:
- a CDS encoding phage holin family protein, producing the protein MSIGETGSSTGTTSRRLGAAVLGLLHSHVELFGIELQEQKARTVSLLLFAGLALVFALLLLVGLSTLVMILVWDTGYRLTGIICLCVFYSLAAAFCGVRLKAAVFDESTPFHATLEELANDRERLLP
- a CDS encoding YqjD family protein, coding for MARKTAKTAQEILLEDFQTLVSDTEKLLDDTKVLAGDQADELRSKIHESLLKARETLQVTEDSLRERGQAAVTATEDYVQANPWQSVGIAAGVGFLIGLLATRR
- a CDS encoding ammonium transporter, which produces MENLQSAVDTLVHSSNTLFILIGAVMVLAMHAGFAFLEVGTVRQKNQVNALSKILSDFAISTLAYFFIGYWISYGVSFMQPAAVISADHGYGLVKFFFLLTFAAAIPAIISGGIAERARFVPQLCATALIVAFIYPFFEGMVWNGNFGLQAWLLATFGASFHDFAGSVVVHAMGGWLALAAVLLLGPRNGRYRDGRLVAFAPSSIPFLALGSWILIVGWFGFNVMSAQTLNGVSGLVAVNSLMAMVGGTVAALIIGRNDPGFLHNGPLAGLVAICAGSDLMHPVGALVTGAVAGGLFVWCFIAAQDRWKIDDVLGVWPLHGLCGVWGGIACGIFGQTALGGLGGVSLISQLIGTALGVAVALAGGFLVYGTLKRVTGLRLSQEEEYYGADLSIHKIGAVSQD
- a CDS encoding monovalent cation:proton antiporter-2 (CPA2) family protein — its product is MRVFANLLIILASSLVVIALFRRLQLPPVLGYLCVGLAVGPTALDWVNDSEELPDLAELGVVFLLFSLGLEFSLSKMFALRRVVFGLGSLQVLGCGVLLGVLLMILGVAPGIALLLGAGLALSSTAIVSKELTSLGEIFSSHGQNAIGVLLFQDVVAVLLLTLVPVFAGTGEQAWYIALPLTLAKTVVLFVGLLLASRWLLPRLFHEVAASHSAELFVLLALVIVLLTAWLTHLLGLSPALGAFLAGMLLGESHYRHQIEADIRPFRDILLGLFFVSIGMLIDLQLFVSHSLLILGLTLTLMLVKGCVVALLVKWRGSDSETAWRSGLALAQGGEFCFALMAQMQQSRLIPDEFNGLLLAATFCSMLLTPLLLRAAPAIALRLHRKPNQQVQLEEITALNAELRGHAVICGYGRVGQSIGRFLRKEQQVFIALDDDPERVQEAATEDSSVHYGDCRRGALLSAVGLERARLVVIAVDNTEVALAVLKEARRINRDVPILVRTRDDSQLAELKAAGASEVVPELLESSLMLASHALILLGLPDQQVQARVDEVRQNRYRLLHGFYASADNPINPD
- a CDS encoding glutaredoxin family protein codes for the protein MLPECQLFGTLGCHLCEIAEAEIMPLVERGLLVELVDITDPEDLTDAYGLRIPVLRRADTGAELDWPFDAEQVVAFLS
- a CDS encoding pseudouridine synthase, which produces MSTSIFIPSEHQASTLYLPPGAWATVLDCLCEHFPAISREHWLDRIARGRVLDIHGSPIPLGLAYKEGLCIYYFREVPNEKVIPVEETILYADEHLVVADKPHFLPVTPAGEYVEQTLLRRLIRRLDNPSLVPLHRIDRHTAGLVLFSANPASRSAYQQLFPTRQIDKFYEAIAPALPGLSFPLVHKSRLVDGEPFFRMQEGPGASNTETAVEVREKHGDLWRYGLFPVTGKKHQLRVHMTALGASICNDPFYPDVLKDAVDDYANPLKLLAQGVRFIDPVSGEERQFRSQITLDW
- a CDS encoding YgdI/YgdR family lipoprotein, producing MTQRTIAALMLALGLATLAGCASPTVITLNDGREIQAVDTPKFDKDSGFYEFEQLDGKQTRINKDQVRTVKDL
- the mobA gene encoding molybdenum cofactor guanylyltransferase MobA, which encodes MPIDSSALPCSVLLLSGGRGQRMGGLDKGLLEWRGQPLIAHLHGLVRPLTDDLIISCNRNPERYAAFADQLVSDDSADFPGPLAGIRAGLGAARHGHLLILPCDVPQLDARLLAELRETAQRNPLVPVMVRHGQFWEPLICILPTALRDAVEAAWQAGERSPRQIFMKLGAVGVECPADDPRLANLNTPELLLPHVGVSE
- the moaB gene encoding molybdenum cofactor biosynthesis protein B, producing MTAKADAPFVPLNIAVLTVSDTRTLDTDTSGQVFVDRLTAAGHNLAERVLLKDDLYKIRAQVAHWIAEDVVQVVLITGGTGFTGRDSTPEAVSCLLDKQVDGFGELFRQISVADIGTSTVQSRALAGLANGTLVCCLPGSTNAVRTGWDGILAEQLDNRHRPCNFVPHLKQAEPCASRG
- the glp gene encoding gephyrin-like molybdotransferase Glp gives rise to the protein MGKPGKTGALMPVEDALAQLLAMAEAAPIRERQTLPLAECDGRVLAHDLIATLDLPPWPNSAMDGYALRLADWHGEPLVVSQRIFAGQAPQPLAAGTCARIFTGAPVPEGADCVEMQENAVVHADERVSFSEPLHLQQNIRPQGQETTVGELVLNVGTRLGPIELGLAASLGRASLEVVRRPRVAVLSTGDELIEPGLPLGPGQIYNSNRRVLCTWLERMGCEVIDAGILPDDLEQTRTRLAGLGNVDLILSTGGVSVGEADFLGIALREEGELALWKLAIKPGKPLTFGHFRGVPVIGLPGNPASTLVTFALLARPYLLRRQGVADVEPLRFAVPVGFVWPKPGNRREYLRGRIEQGKAIIYRNQSSGVLRSAAWAEGFVEVLEGTTLAIGDSVNFIPLSEVLC
- a CDS encoding EscU/YscU/HrcU family type III secretion system export apparatus switch protein, with the translated sequence MKNPNPPRQAIALKYDGQQAPTLTAKGDDALAEAILKLARENEVPIYENAELVKLLARMELGDSIPEELYRTVAEIIAFAWTLKGKFPVGYDADARPVERDITERGDDY